In Spirochaetaceae bacterium, one DNA window encodes the following:
- a CDS encoding FtsX-like permease family protein, whose protein sequence is DIVSLVVFLILLTITMVGVVNTFRMVLLERIREIGTMRAVGMQRGTVRAIFLMEAGFIGLLGALAGLVLAAVAMLVLSGLTLDTDSPLQFFLDDGRLTFAVPPLSIAANVAILLALSLLAALIPARRAAGMDPAAALRSST, encoded by the coding sequence TGGACATCGTCAGCCTGGTGGTGTTCCTGATCCTGCTGACCATCACCATGGTCGGCGTGGTAAACACGTTCCGGATGGTACTGCTGGAGCGCATCCGGGAGATCGGCACCATGCGCGCGGTCGGCATGCAGCGCGGCACGGTGCGCGCCATCTTCCTGATGGAGGCGGGCTTCATCGGCCTGCTCGGCGCACTCGCCGGTCTGGTGCTGGCCGCGGTCGCCATGCTGGTCCTGAGCGGGCTCACCCTGGACACCGACTCGCCGCTGCAGTTCTTCCTGGATGACGGCCGGCTCACCTTCGCGGTGCCGCCGCTGTCGATCGCCGCCAACGTGGCGATCCTGTTGGCCCTGAGTCTGCTGGCGGCCTTGATCCCTGCCCGCCGCGCGGCCGGCATGGACCCGGCGGCGGCGCTGCGCAGTTCGACATGA
- a CDS encoding outer membrane lipoprotein-sorting protein, whose protein sequence is MTRRYAVAVLCAAGLLAGTGLPAADVDVQALLVEIDRQRSFGDQDFSAVLTLISEDPEEGVERTVAQQFRRDADDAFLILIRDPAVQRGQGYLRQGDNLWFYDPESRKFSHTSLKEAFQDTDARNSDFGDFSFAEDYAVRSIEEGTLGRYAVYVLDLQAASDEVTYPFLKAWVTREASLVLKTEDYSLTERLMRTSYYPRYARVGSAVVPTEMIFVDELVEGKKTRISMTDLSAAAIPDSVFTKAYVERANR, encoded by the coding sequence ATGACTCGACGCTATGCGGTCGCCGTCCTGTGCGCGGCCGGGCTGCTCGCCGGAACCGGCCTGCCGGCCGCCGATGTCGACGTGCAGGCGCTGCTGGTGGAGATCGACCGCCAGCGCAGCTTCGGCGACCAGGACTTCTCGGCCGTGTTGACGCTGATCTCGGAGGATCCGGAGGAGGGGGTGGAGCGCACCGTGGCGCAGCAGTTCCGGCGCGACGCCGACGACGCGTTCCTGATCCTGATCCGGGATCCGGCGGTGCAGCGCGGCCAGGGCTACCTGCGGCAGGGCGACAACCTGTGGTTCTACGATCCGGAGAGCCGCAAGTTCTCGCACACCTCCCTGAAGGAGGCGTTTCAGGATACCGACGCGCGCAACTCCGACTTCGGCGATTTCAGCTTCGCCGAGGACTACGCGGTGCGCAGCATCGAGGAGGGGACGCTCGGCAGGTACGCCGTCTACGTGCTCGACCTGCAGGCGGCCAGCGACGAGGTCACCTATCCGTTCCTGAAGGCGTGGGTGACGCGCGAGGCCAGCCTGGTGCTCAAGACCGAGGATTACAGCCTGACCGAGCGGCTGATGCGGACCTCTTACTACCCGCGCTATGCGCGCGTCGGCAGCGCCGTGGTGCCCACCGAGATGATCTTCGTCGACGAGCTGGTGGAGGGCAAGAAGACCCGCATCAGCATGACCGACCTGTCCGCCGCGGCGATCCCGGACTCCGTGTTCACCAAGGCATACGTGGAGCGCGCCAACCGATGA